The following are encoded in a window of Limibacter armeniacum genomic DNA:
- a CDS encoding SDR family oxidoreductase codes for MFSKELLKDQTILVTGGGSGIGKAIAKACLQHGAQVIIASRKEEKLQTALEELQTYGQCRYIVCDIREPEMISKLATDIKEQEGKLDILVNNAGGQFPSRAEDISNNGWNAVINNNLNGTWLMTQTLAKTFFIPQKQGNVVNIIANIFRGFPGMVHTGAARAGVENMTKTLAVEWSPYNIRLNAVAPGIIKSTGLEQYPPEMLKGLSDNIPMKRLGTTEEVANLCLFLGSPLAAYITGETIYIDGGQRLWGDVFKI; via the coding sequence ATGTTTTCAAAAGAATTACTGAAAGATCAAACCATCTTGGTAACTGGTGGAGGATCGGGTATCGGAAAAGCCATCGCCAAAGCCTGTTTACAGCACGGAGCACAAGTAATCATTGCCTCCCGAAAAGAAGAGAAACTGCAAACTGCCTTGGAAGAATTACAGACATACGGGCAGTGTCGTTACATCGTCTGTGATATTCGGGAGCCCGAGATGATCTCCAAACTTGCCACAGACATCAAGGAACAGGAAGGTAAACTGGATATCCTTGTCAATAATGCTGGCGGACAATTCCCTTCTCGGGCAGAAGACATCTCCAACAACGGATGGAATGCTGTTATCAACAATAACCTGAACGGTACATGGCTGATGACCCAAACACTAGCCAAAACGTTTTTCATTCCTCAAAAACAAGGTAATGTTGTCAATATCATCGCCAACATATTCAGAGGTTTCCCTGGCATGGTACATACAGGAGCCGCCAGAGCCGGTGTCGAAAATATGACCAAGACTCTTGCTGTGGAATGGAGTCCATACAATATCCGTCTGAATGCTGTAGCACCCGGCATTATCAAGTCAACAGGATTGGAACAGTATCCCCCTGAAATGCTGAAGGGACTCAGTGACAATATCCCGATGAAGCGACTCGGTACCACAGAAGAAGTGGCCAACCTTTGCCTGTTTCTGGGAAGTCCTCTCGCTGCCTATATCACAGGAGAAACCATCTACATTGACGGCGGTCAGCGACTTTGGGGAGATGTTTTCAAGATATAA
- a CDS encoding TetR/AcrR family transcriptional regulator gives MSTKERILAESIQLFNEKGFSNSTMRDIAERVGISPGNLAYHYKNKDFIVEELFMQMEEERKSMLTEAQLIPSFDNINLQVRQILDLTDKYQFFYLDVLDIVRAYPNLAEMHRNYIEGHIQYIKAMLDHSVGIGNMRPEAVKGQYQRLAHTVWMVIFFWLMQEKVRGVESTSEELYKVLQVMWELVLPHLTEQGMLHFQKMGAFS, from the coding sequence ATGAGTACTAAGGAAAGAATACTGGCGGAATCCATTCAACTCTTCAATGAGAAAGGCTTTTCAAATAGTACCATGCGGGATATCGCCGAACGGGTGGGAATCAGTCCCGGCAACCTTGCTTACCATTACAAAAACAAGGACTTCATCGTAGAGGAACTGTTTATGCAAATGGAAGAGGAACGGAAAAGCATGCTGACAGAAGCGCAACTGATTCCTTCATTTGACAATATCAACCTACAAGTCAGACAGATACTAGACCTTACTGATAAGTATCAGTTTTTCTATCTGGATGTCTTGGACATTGTCAGGGCATATCCCAATCTGGCAGAAATGCACCGGAACTACATTGAAGGGCATATCCAGTATATCAAAGCGATGCTGGATCACTCGGTCGGTATTGGCAATATGAGACCTGAAGCTGTAAAAGGTCAATACCAAAGACTCGCCCATACGGTTTGGATGGTTATTTTCTTCTGGCTGATGCAGGAAAAGGTCAGAGGTGTTGAATCCACTTCAGAAGAACTGTATAAGGTACTGCAAGTCATGTGGGAACTGGTACTTCCCCATCTTACCGAACAGGGAATGCTACATTTTCAAAAAATGGGCGCTTTCAGTTGA
- a CDS encoding acetyl/propionyl/methylcrotonyl-CoA carboxylase subunit alpha, with product MKAILIANRGEIARRIIRTCRSMGIRSIAVYADADRHAPYVQEADTAFSLEGNQPSDTYLHIEKLMAAAKATGADAVHPGYGFLSENAAFAQRCIDEGLTFIGPHPEAIAKMGSKSEAKALMEAHGVPIIPGYRGKEQSEEKLSEEALRIGFPVLIKAAAGGGGKGMRIVNQSTALKEAILSAKREAANAFGDDELLVEKYFPSSRHIEFQIFGDKHGNAIHLLERECSIQRRYQKIIEESPSPALSDSLREQMGNAAVKAAKALQYDNAGTVEFILTDENEFYFLEVNTRLQVEHPVTEAITGLDLVKLQIESAEGKPLSIKQEEIKANGYALECRLYAEDAAQNFMPATGKVLLWDTPNIEGMRYDSGIETGSAVSIFYDPMIAKIIAHDTDRQATIRKMTYALQNTSCLGITTNKDFLLHLLSKEDFQAGNYDTHFIQNRIDLNAFQQERINHISEDCIALVLYRWAERNHQRKLLTALPSGWRNSFNQPQQENCQVYGQTLAVKYRQVKEVFNFWIADQVYQVNLENTDLNSIRLTINGKQVTYQVATENHKEYFLQSIENGTARIEILDRFPNTTSSKAEGGYHAPMPAEVVSVLVNEGQTVKSGDALVVLSSMKMENTITAFEDGTVQELFVKTGDNIEAGRTLLTLSKEAIPVIE from the coding sequence ATGAAAGCCATACTAATAGCCAACAGGGGGGAAATTGCCCGACGGATTATCCGTACATGCCGGTCAATGGGCATCCGCAGCATTGCAGTTTATGCAGATGCCGACCGGCATGCCCCTTATGTTCAGGAGGCTGACACAGCCTTTTCACTGGAAGGTAACCAGCCTTCCGACACTTACTTGCACATTGAAAAACTGATGGCTGCCGCCAAGGCAACAGGAGCTGATGCCGTACACCCTGGTTACGGTTTTCTTTCCGAAAATGCTGCCTTTGCCCAACGTTGTATAGACGAAGGCTTGACCTTTATTGGACCACACCCTGAGGCAATCGCCAAGATGGGTTCCAAGTCTGAGGCAAAGGCATTGATGGAGGCACATGGCGTTCCCATTATTCCAGGTTACAGAGGTAAAGAGCAATCAGAAGAAAAACTTTCGGAAGAAGCATTGCGAATCGGATTCCCTGTCCTGATCAAGGCAGCTGCTGGTGGAGGAGGCAAAGGAATGCGTATTGTCAATCAGTCTACAGCACTAAAGGAAGCAATTCTGTCTGCCAAAAGAGAAGCTGCCAATGCCTTCGGGGATGATGAGCTGCTGGTTGAAAAATACTTTCCATCTTCCCGTCATATCGAGTTTCAGATTTTTGGAGACAAACATGGCAATGCAATCCACTTGTTGGAACGGGAATGCAGTATTCAGCGCCGTTACCAGAAGATTATAGAAGAAAGTCCATCCCCTGCCCTTTCCGATTCACTTAGGGAACAAATGGGCAATGCTGCAGTAAAGGCAGCTAAAGCACTGCAATATGACAATGCCGGAACAGTTGAGTTTATCCTGACTGATGAAAACGAATTTTACTTTTTGGAGGTAAATACCCGCTTACAGGTGGAACATCCCGTGACTGAAGCGATTACAGGGCTTGACCTAGTTAAACTTCAGATTGAGTCAGCAGAAGGCAAACCGCTTTCCATCAAGCAAGAAGAGATCAAAGCCAATGGTTATGCATTGGAGTGCAGACTATATGCAGAAGACGCTGCCCAAAACTTTATGCCTGCGACAGGTAAAGTATTGCTTTGGGACACGCCAAATATAGAAGGAATGCGCTATGACAGCGGTATTGAAACAGGCTCAGCGGTGTCTATTTTCTATGACCCGATGATTGCCAAAATCATCGCCCATGACACTGATAGGCAAGCCACCATCCGAAAGATGACATATGCCTTGCAAAACACTTCCTGCTTAGGTATTACCACCAATAAAGACTTCTTACTTCACTTATTGAGTAAAGAGGATTTTCAGGCAGGAAACTACGACACCCATTTTATTCAGAACAGGATTGACCTGAATGCTTTTCAACAGGAAAGAATCAACCACATCTCAGAGGATTGTATTGCACTCGTACTTTATAGATGGGCTGAAAGAAATCACCAAAGAAAATTGCTGACCGCATTGCCATCAGGATGGAGAAACAGCTTTAACCAACCTCAACAGGAAAACTGTCAGGTTTACGGTCAAACCCTAGCGGTAAAATACAGACAGGTTAAAGAGGTATTCAACTTCTGGATAGCGGATCAGGTCTATCAGGTTAATTTGGAAAATACTGATCTCAATTCTATTCGATTGACCATCAATGGTAAACAAGTAACCTATCAGGTGGCAACTGAGAACCACAAGGAATACTTCCTTCAAAGTATAGAAAACGGAACCGCAAGGATTGAAATACTGGACAGGTTTCCAAACACTACTTCTTCAAAAGCTGAAGGCGGTTACCATGCGCCAATGCCTGCCGAGGTCGTCAGTGTACTGGTCAACGAAGGACAGACTGTTAAATCAGGGGATGCCTTAGTCGTGCTGTCATCCATGAAAATGGAAAACACCATCACTGCATTTGAAGACGGTACTGTACAGGAGCTTTTTGTCAAAACAGGAGACAATATAGAGGCAGGTAGAACTTTACTCACACTTTCCAAGGAAGCAATTCCTGTCATTGAATAA
- a CDS encoding AMP-binding protein, which yields MENWTLIEYFYHWEKEKPNEVYLRQPFGKVWKEYTWKEVGDNARRIAAALQDMQLPMGSHIGILSKNCVHWVMADLAIMMAGYVSVPFYPNMTAEQLKLVLDKSDCAALFVGKLEEWEQQKEGVDQNLPIIRFPHYENNSLINEGKNWDDLLQQFDPLPKGHIPQLDDLWTILYTSGTTGTPKGVMLPFGSATKLLQNEREHNNLTIFQQGDQRFFSYLPLNHIAERIIVESASLFTGGTVSFAESIDTFAQNLEAVQPTLFMGVPRIYTKFQMAILEKIPVLNMLLSTPIISVLLKKVLRKKLGLSQAKILLTGAAPTPESLHKWYRKLGLPLQEVYGMTENCAGCTLMPKVQYKQGTVGQLLPNVELRIDQETQEVIMRVPWQMVGYYNEPEMTAKVIQEGWIHTADQGSLDHEGFLSITGRVNDNFKTSKGKYVVPNPIEMQFAHNYLVEQICIVGIGIPQPIALVVLSETGKKLERNDVFKQLTPTLDKINQTLSRFEKVKAIVILNEEWSVSNNLLTPTLKVKRQAIHERYHQHYQQWYDQQHAVIWAENQTTEKMIKA from the coding sequence ATGGAAAACTGGACACTGATCGAATACTTTTATCATTGGGAAAAAGAAAAGCCCAACGAAGTCTACTTGAGACAACCATTTGGCAAAGTCTGGAAAGAATACACTTGGAAAGAAGTAGGAGATAATGCCCGAAGAATTGCGGCAGCACTTCAGGACATGCAACTTCCTATGGGAAGTCATATCGGAATACTGTCAAAGAATTGTGTCCATTGGGTCATGGCTGATTTGGCGATTATGATGGCAGGGTATGTATCGGTTCCTTTCTACCCCAATATGACAGCAGAACAGCTCAAACTGGTTTTGGATAAAAGTGATTGTGCGGCCCTGTTTGTTGGCAAGCTAGAAGAGTGGGAGCAGCAAAAAGAAGGCGTTGACCAAAACTTGCCAATCATCCGTTTCCCTCATTATGAAAACAATTCCCTGATCAATGAAGGTAAAAATTGGGATGATCTTCTACAGCAATTTGATCCACTTCCAAAAGGGCATATCCCCCAACTAGATGACCTTTGGACGATACTCTATACCTCGGGTACAACAGGAACACCAAAAGGGGTAATGCTACCATTCGGGTCTGCGACCAAATTGCTTCAGAATGAAAGGGAACACAACAACCTGACAATATTTCAGCAGGGAGACCAACGTTTTTTCTCCTACCTGCCATTGAACCATATTGCAGAGCGCATCATCGTGGAAAGTGCCAGCTTATTTACAGGAGGAACGGTATCTTTTGCTGAATCGATTGACACCTTTGCTCAAAACCTTGAAGCTGTTCAGCCTACCCTGTTTATGGGTGTGCCCCGTATTTATACCAAATTCCAGATGGCAATTCTGGAAAAAATCCCTGTCCTGAATATGCTGCTATCAACTCCAATCATTTCAGTTTTACTTAAAAAAGTACTCCGCAAAAAACTGGGGTTAAGTCAAGCTAAAATCCTTCTGACGGGTGCTGCACCTACTCCCGAAAGTCTGCACAAATGGTACAGAAAACTGGGACTGCCTTTACAGGAAGTCTATGGCATGACTGAAAATTGTGCAGGCTGTACGCTTATGCCAAAAGTACAATACAAACAGGGCACAGTAGGTCAATTGCTACCTAATGTAGAGTTAAGAATTGACCAGGAAACCCAAGAAGTCATTATGCGGGTACCTTGGCAAATGGTAGGTTATTACAATGAACCTGAAATGACTGCCAAAGTAATTCAGGAAGGTTGGATACACACAGCCGACCAAGGAAGCTTAGACCATGAAGGTTTTCTGAGTATCACAGGCAGGGTCAATGATAATTTTAAGACCTCAAAGGGAAAGTATGTGGTTCCTAATCCCATTGAGATGCAGTTTGCGCACAACTACCTAGTCGAGCAGATATGCATAGTCGGAATTGGTATTCCACAACCCATTGCCTTGGTTGTACTCTCCGAAACGGGCAAAAAACTGGAACGGAACGATGTGTTCAAGCAATTGACACCAACCTTGGATAAGATCAACCAAACTCTTTCACGGTTTGAAAAGGTAAAAGCCATCGTTATTCTCAATGAAGAATGGAGTGTTTCCAATAACCTGCTCACCCCTACCCTTAAAGTGAAAAGGCAAGCCATTCACGAACGCTACCACCAACACTACCAGCAATGGTACGATCAGCAACATGCTGTCATCTGGGCTGAAAACCAAACCACTGAAAAAATGATCAAGGCATAA
- a CDS encoding flavin-containing monooxygenase, with protein sequence MKVCVIGAGCSGITAIKNLLQAGVTDITCYDQNDQVGGNWIYSENESHSSVCETTHLISSKTMSEYMDFPMPDHYPDYPSHRQVLAYFQSYAMHFGLLPYIQFNTKVSQVEKLEGQRWKVSLSTGEAQEFDYLFVSNGHHSVPRMPDLPGTFEGELLHSHQYKNSRPFKGKRVLVIGAGNSGCDCAVEISRVAAYVSISMRNPQYIVPKFFLGKPSDTFNEGLLWMPKPMAGFLRKISLKFQVGTYKQYGLPEPDYPVIAAHPTVNSELLYMIKHGKVHPKTGIEKIEGKKVWFKDGKSAIYDTIITATGYKIALPFFDKDFINYEVADRIPLFLRMFHPEHPTLLFIGLFQPQGAIWPLSDYQSKLAANYVTGKWQLPTTIQKLAEKDADIIEKEFRKSKRHTIEVHYHAFLKKLKKEIPKDAPAWVSNKKDKIDKELVTPITQSN encoded by the coding sequence ATGAAAGTTTGTGTAATCGGTGCTGGCTGCTCAGGTATTACAGCCATTAAAAACCTGCTTCAGGCGGGCGTTACAGACATTACTTGCTATGATCAGAATGATCAAGTTGGTGGCAACTGGATTTACTCCGAGAATGAGAGCCATTCCAGTGTCTGTGAGACCACCCATCTGATCAGCTCGAAAACCATGTCTGAGTATATGGATTTCCCAATGCCTGACCACTACCCCGATTACCCTTCTCACAGACAGGTATTGGCTTATTTCCAGTCCTATGCCATGCACTTTGGGCTATTGCCTTACATCCAGTTCAATACCAAGGTAAGTCAGGTAGAAAAGTTGGAAGGACAAAGATGGAAGGTATCACTTTCTACAGGAGAAGCTCAAGAATTTGACTATCTCTTTGTCTCCAACGGACACCATTCTGTACCGAGAATGCCAGATTTGCCGGGAACATTTGAAGGGGAATTGCTACACTCCCATCAGTATAAAAACAGCAGACCATTTAAAGGAAAACGGGTACTGGTAATCGGTGCAGGTAATTCGGGTTGCGATTGTGCTGTGGAAATTAGCCGTGTGGCAGCATATGTCTCCATCAGTATGCGAAATCCGCAATATATCGTACCAAAGTTCTTTTTGGGGAAACCTTCTGACACATTCAACGAAGGACTCCTTTGGATGCCTAAACCCATGGCAGGGTTTCTGAGGAAAATATCACTCAAATTTCAGGTGGGTACCTACAAACAATATGGGTTACCAGAGCCTGACTATCCTGTCATCGCTGCTCACCCAACAGTCAACTCCGAACTGCTGTACATGATTAAGCATGGAAAGGTGCATCCCAAAACAGGGATTGAAAAAATTGAAGGCAAAAAGGTATGGTTCAAAGATGGTAAAAGTGCCATTTATGATACCATTATTACAGCAACGGGCTACAAGATTGCCCTGCCTTTTTTTGACAAGGATTTCATCAATTATGAAGTGGCAGACCGCATTCCGCTTTTCCTGAGAATGTTTCACCCCGAACATCCGACCTTGCTCTTTATCGGACTATTTCAGCCGCAGGGTGCTATATGGCCATTAAGTGACTACCAGTCCAAGCTGGCAGCTAATTATGTAACAGGGAAATGGCAATTGCCAACCACTATCCAAAAGCTGGCAGAGAAAGATGCTGATATTATTGAAAAGGAATTCAGGAAATCAAAAAGACACACCATTGAAGTGCATTACCATGCTTTTCTCAAAAAGCTGAAAAAAGAAATTCCAAAAGACGCTCCTGCATGGGTTTCCAACAAGAAAGATAAGATTGACAAGGAATTGGTCACCCCGATAACCCAAAGTAATTGA
- a CDS encoding BKACE family enzyme, which produces MNNKIIISAALTGVLATRQQCPGIPYTPEEIAKEGKRAIDAGASILHIHARQDNGMPAYDVETYRRIDEEVKKLCPEAIINYSTGAIGISQEERIHQIDALQPDMAALNMGSMNYAIYSAKHKQFYHDHVFANPFKDIQFFLERMNKAGTRPEMECFDTGHIHNARPLIDMGILEPPFQFSLIMGVLGGIPATTQNLVHQVSQLPEGSHWQVIGIGKKQWRMVAAAITMGGNIRVGLEDNLYMPNGDMASSNGDLVKEATTLVRTLGYEPTSVHEAREILKLPVKQD; this is translated from the coding sequence ATGAATAACAAGATTATCATATCTGCTGCACTGACGGGTGTATTGGCTACCCGTCAGCAATGCCCCGGCATCCCCTATACTCCTGAAGAAATCGCTAAGGAAGGCAAAAGGGCTATAGATGCAGGGGCTAGCATTTTGCACATCCATGCCCGACAGGATAATGGAATGCCTGCCTACGATGTGGAAACCTATCGACGGATAGATGAAGAAGTAAAAAAACTTTGTCCTGAGGCGATTATCAACTACTCTACAGGTGCCATTGGAATTTCACAGGAAGAACGTATCCACCAAATTGATGCCTTGCAGCCAGACATGGCAGCCCTTAACATGGGCTCAATGAACTATGCAATATACTCAGCAAAGCATAAACAGTTCTATCACGACCATGTGTTTGCCAACCCTTTCAAGGATATTCAATTCTTTTTGGAGAGAATGAACAAGGCAGGCACACGCCCCGAGATGGAATGTTTTGACACTGGACATATTCACAATGCAAGACCGCTGATTGATATGGGAATACTGGAACCACCCTTTCAATTCAGCCTGATTATGGGTGTTTTGGGAGGAATCCCTGCCACCACACAGAACCTTGTCCATCAGGTAAGTCAATTACCCGAAGGTTCTCACTGGCAGGTAATCGGAATAGGTAAAAAACAATGGCGCATGGTAGCAGCCGCTATTACGATGGGAGGTAATATCCGTGTCGGACTGGAAGACAACCTCTATATGCCAAATGGTGATATGGCTTCTTCAAATGGAGACTTGGTAAAGGAAGCTACAACTTTGGTACGTACCCTCGGTTATGAACCAACTTCAGTACATGAAGCAAGAGAGATTCTGAAACTACCCGTCAAACAGGATTAA
- a CDS encoding acyl-CoA carboxylase subunit beta produces the protein MSIIKSNINPQSVQFKTNADDMRLLLQKLAEKMEESRFQGKEKHIAKARSKGKLLARERLELLLDQDSPFLELLPLAGLGGKGFGPGGTTVGGVGFVEGRLCMVISNVGTNKGGSVDYATLQKSLRLSEIAAENALPVINLVESAGANLPEQARIFNYGGASFKEITRRSRNGIPTISVVFGNSTAGGAYVPGMSDYAIFIKQQAKVFLAGPPLVKMATNEIVDDESLGGAEMHSRTSGVSDYLAEDELDGIRIAREIISNLKKPDTHFIPDPSSIKNPVYDTEELLGIVSSDIKVPFDAREVIARIVDGSDFSEFKPEYGSTLVTGFAKIHGYQVGILANNGVLFSESANKGTHFIQLCNQNDIPLLYLQNITGFMVGKQYEEGGIIKHGAKLINAVTNSTVPAITIMMGASFGAGNYAMNGRAYEPRFLFSYPNARIAVMGPEQLTGVMEIIQREAAQKAGLPFDEQQAEAMRTYMMGEVEKQSDAFYSTGQLWDDGIIDPRETRNYLGFCLAIVNNILIKGSKEYGVFRM, from the coding sequence ATGAGTATTATCAAATCCAACATCAATCCGCAATCTGTACAATTCAAGACCAATGCGGATGACATGAGACTCCTGCTTCAGAAGCTGGCAGAGAAAATGGAAGAAAGCCGTTTTCAGGGTAAGGAAAAGCATATTGCCAAAGCCCGCAGTAAGGGTAAGTTATTGGCAAGGGAAAGGCTTGAGTTACTGCTTGATCAGGATTCACCTTTTCTGGAGCTATTGCCTTTAGCAGGCTTAGGCGGAAAAGGTTTCGGACCCGGTGGTACCACGGTTGGTGGAGTCGGATTTGTAGAAGGAAGGCTCTGTATGGTAATCTCCAATGTGGGTACCAACAAAGGTGGCTCCGTAGATTATGCCACGCTTCAGAAAAGCCTTCGGCTTAGTGAGATTGCCGCTGAAAATGCCTTGCCTGTCATCAACCTGGTGGAGTCGGCAGGAGCCAATCTTCCTGAACAGGCTCGAATCTTCAACTATGGGGGCGCCAGTTTCAAGGAAATTACACGACGTTCACGAAATGGCATACCAACCATCTCAGTTGTGTTTGGCAACAGTACAGCAGGAGGTGCCTATGTTCCAGGTATGTCAGACTATGCTATCTTCATTAAGCAACAGGCAAAAGTATTTCTGGCTGGTCCGCCACTGGTGAAAATGGCAACCAATGAAATAGTGGATGATGAATCTTTGGGAGGTGCCGAAATGCATTCCCGAACCTCAGGCGTATCTGACTACCTCGCAGAAGATGAACTGGATGGTATCAGGATTGCTAGGGAAATAATTTCCAACCTCAAAAAGCCCGACACACACTTTATCCCTGATCCTTCGAGCATCAAAAACCCAGTTTACGATACGGAAGAGTTGTTAGGTATTGTCTCCTCAGATATCAAAGTTCCATTTGATGCCAGAGAGGTAATCGCCCGTATTGTAGATGGTTCAGATTTTTCAGAGTTCAAGCCTGAATATGGCAGTACACTGGTAACCGGATTTGCTAAGATTCACGGCTATCAAGTTGGAATATTGGCCAACAATGGCGTACTGTTTTCTGAATCAGCCAACAAGGGCACCCACTTTATTCAGCTCTGTAACCAGAATGATATTCCACTTCTGTATTTACAGAACATAACGGGTTTTATGGTAGGTAAGCAATATGAGGAAGGGGGTATTATTAAACACGGCGCAAAACTGATCAATGCCGTTACCAACAGTACTGTCCCTGCCATTACCATCATGATGGGCGCCTCTTTTGGTGCTGGTAACTATGCCATGAACGGCAGGGCTTACGAACCACGATTCCTTTTTTCCTACCCCAATGCCCGAATTGCTGTGATGGGCCCTGAACAACTGACAGGTGTAATGGAAATCATTCAACGTGAAGCGGCACAAAAAGCGGGGCTACCTTTTGATGAGCAACAGGCTGAAGCCATGCGAACTTATATGATGGGTGAGGTGGAAAAACAATCCGATGCCTTTTATTCCACAGGACAACTTTGGGATGATGGGATTATTGACCCAAGAGAGACCCGAAACTACTTAGGATTCTGTTTGGCTATCGTCAACAATATTCTGATCAAAGGCAGCAAGGAGTATGGTGTCTTCAGAATGTAA
- a CDS encoding enoyl-CoA hydratase-related protein: protein MAYFSKEQTSNIHQHTFAFIQVEEQDNILTVTLNRPEKRNAMHPPLLNELAFAYAYAHHHNHVWAVVLQANGPVFCAGADLKAFMGATEEHNSTVPQSNEEILMGEIFNKTFKPSIARVHGDVYAGAFLLLAGCTHVVAADHIKLGLPEVKRGIFPFQVMASLMEIMPPRKVLDWSMGGYNLPVEKAFEYGLVTHLATSETLDQTIAEIIKELKQNSPSAIRLGIEAYRNICDSSTAERHHYLKNMLQKALATEDAKEGITAFKEKRKPQWTGA from the coding sequence ATGGCTTATTTCTCTAAAGAGCAAACTTCCAATATTCACCAGCACACTTTTGCTTTCATTCAGGTCGAAGAGCAGGACAATATCCTGACCGTGACCCTCAACAGACCTGAGAAACGAAATGCCATGCATCCACCATTGCTGAATGAGCTGGCTTTTGCCTATGCCTATGCACACCACCACAATCATGTTTGGGCTGTGGTATTGCAAGCCAACGGGCCAGTATTCTGTGCGGGAGCAGACCTGAAGGCATTTATGGGTGCTACGGAAGAACACAACTCAACTGTTCCCCAATCCAATGAGGAAATACTGATGGGCGAAATCTTTAACAAGACCTTTAAGCCCAGTATTGCCAGAGTGCATGGCGATGTATATGCAGGCGCATTCCTGCTGCTGGCAGGCTGTACACATGTGGTAGCAGCTGACCATATCAAGCTTGGATTACCGGAAGTCAAGAGGGGTATTTTCCCATTTCAGGTGATGGCTAGCCTAATGGAAATTATGCCACCAAGAAAAGTACTGGACTGGAGTATGGGTGGATATAACCTTCCAGTTGAAAAGGCTTTTGAATATGGGTTGGTTACACATTTGGCTACATCTGAAACACTTGACCAAACGATAGCTGAAATAATCAAGGAGCTGAAACAGAATTCACCTTCAGCGATTAGGTTAGGTATTGAAGCTTACCGAAACATCTGTGACAGCAGTACTGCAGAGAGACATCATTACCTCAAAAATATGCTTCAAAAAGCATTAGCCACCGAGGACGCCAAGGAAGGTATTACGGCATTCAAGGAAAAAAGAAAGCCCCAATGGACAGGAGCCTGA